Proteins encoded within one genomic window of Fragaria vesca subsp. vesca linkage group LG1, FraVesHawaii_1.0, whole genome shotgun sequence:
- the LOC101305701 gene encoding putative F-box protein At3g29830-like: protein MDRSELDWMDYSNLGRRRESEGKHNYLVDRISYLPYEILVSIVSLLSLKEAAATSVLSRRWEKVWKHTTNLNFEDLDLSVGDNCRCFKALEQNLRDEKSRNYVNWVDRVLVQHEGHNIERFRAFFFLNSRFTNPIDKWIEFAMQKRVQVLELQFFVKQYYCTRDNYAFPENLIGLGGEGESSKHIPTLHSCRYNNVGFKFLKVLRLQHIGMTDEVLEYFLSNCPVLERLTVTVAENLVCVKVVGPSISVKYLAVNNCPNLKSIEICNANIASFVYRGACIELLISNVPLLIEVHISERALDNDYTTLAFTRLSSCLSHLEILKLDIWGVLYNPNCDFPVLEILKHLELNVETNYHSALYHLYSFMKACPHIERLALKLDFRTYVETPVSKAPKFSHHSLKVVEIMGYRGYQSVVEHVKYLIENAVALEKIIIDPVQRWIWPPKMDRGSTMVDEEVQARKHAKEHLKERVPSTIEFLCL from the exons ATGGATAGAAGTGAGCTTGATTGGATG GACTATAGCAATCTGGGAAGGAGAAGGGAAAGTGAGGGCAAGCATAACTACTTGGTTGACAGAATCAGTTATCTGCCCTACGAAATTCTTGTAAGTATTGTGTCTCTTTTGTCACTAAAGGAAGCAGCAGCTACTAGTGTTCTTTCTAGGCGATGGGAGAAGGTGTGGAAGCATACAACGAATCTTAACTTTGAAGATCTCGACCTTTCTGTTGGTGATAATTGTCGCTGCTTCAAAGCCCTAGAACAAAATCTAAGAGATGAGAAAAGCCGTAATTATGTCAATTGGGTGGATCGTGTGTTGGTACAGCATGAAGGCCACAACATTGAGCGATTCAGGGCTTTCTTCTTTCTAAATAGCAGGTTTACGAATCCCATTGATAAGTGGATTGAGTTTGCAATGCAAAAGAGAGTTCAAGTACTTGAGTTGCAGTTTTTTGTAAAGCAATATTATTGTACCAGAGATAACTATGCATTTCCCGAAAACTTAATAGGTCTCGGTGGAGAAGGTGAATCTTCGAAGCACATTCCAACACTACACTCATGCCGATACAACAATGTTGGTTTCAAATTCCTCAAAGTTCTTCGTTTGCAGCACATTGGTATGACTGATGAAGTTCTTGAGTACTTCTTATCTAATTGTCCAGTTCTTGAGAGATTAACTGTGACAGTTGCAGAAAACTTGGTTTGTGTAAAAGTTGTTGGTCCGTCAATCTCAGTGAAGTATTTGGCAGTAAATAATTGTCCTAACCTCAAAAGCATTGAGATTTGCAACGCAAATATTGCTTCATTTGTCTATAGGGGAGCTTGTATAGAGCTCCTTATTAGTAACGTTCCCTTGCTGATTGAGGTCCATATATCTGAGAGAGCTCTTGATAATGATTATACAACACTTGCCTTCACCAGACTTTCATCTTGTCTTTCTCATTTGGAGATTCTGAAGCTGGATATTTGGGGAGTG CTCTACAATCCGAATTGTGACTTTCCTGTATTGGAAATTCTGAAGCATTTGGAATTAAATGTTGAGACAAATTACCATTCGGCTCTTTATCATCTGTATTCGTTCATGAAGGCTTGTCCTCACATCGAGAGACTTGCACTGAAG TTGGACTTCCGAACATACGTCGAAACACCAGTAAGCAAAGCTCCCAAATTCTCTCATCATAGCCTCAAGGTAGTAGAAATTATGGGTTATCGTGGCTATCAAAGTGTTGTCGAACATGTCAAGTACTTGATAGAGAATGCTGTTGCACTAGAGAAGATTATTATTGATCCTGTTCAGCGTTGGATTTGGCCCCCCAAAATGGACAGAGGAAGTACAATGGTGGATGAGGAAGTGCAGGCAAGAAAGCATGCCAAGGAACACCTTAAAGAAAGAGTTCCTTCTACTATAGAATTTTTATGCTTATAG
- the LOC101305987 gene encoding dnaJ homolog subfamily C GRV2-like: MDQQPNASGPSSSSPSSRSAPAEEPEYLARYLVVKHSWRGRYKRILCLSSAAIVTLDPSTLAVTNSYDVSSDFDTAAPIIGRDESSSEFNLSVRTDGRGKFKSVKFSSRYRASILTELHRIRGSRLGVVAEFPVLHLRRRNAEWVAYKLKITYVGVELVDLKCGDLRWCLDFRDFDSHAIISLSDAYGKKGIEGGFILCPSYGRKSKAFQAASGTTNSAIIANLTKTAKSMVGLSLTVETSQSLTVAEYIKRRAKEAVGAAETPCGGWSVTRLRSAARGTLNVPGLNLSVGPKGGLGEHGDAVSRQLILTKVSLVERRPENYEAVIVRPLSAVNALVRFTEEPQMFAIEFNDGCPIHVYASTSRDSLLAAVRDLLQTERQCAVTVLPRLTMPGHRIDPPCGRVNFGIQRPIADMESASMHLKHLAAAAKDAVAEGGSIPGSRAKLWRRIREFNACIPYNGVPPNIEVPEVTLMALITMLPATPNLPPESPPLPPPSPKAAATVMGFIACLRRLLASRTAASHVMSFPAAVGRIMGLLRNGSEGVAAEAAGLIAVLIGGGPGDTNILTDSKGEQHATIMHTKSVLFAQQGYVIILANRLKPMSVSPLLSMAVVEVLEAMICDPHGETTQYPVFVELLRQVAGLKRRLFALFGHPAESVRETVAVIMRTIAEEDAIAAESMRDAALRDGALLRHLLHAFFLPAGERREVSRQLVALWADSYQPALDLLSRVLPPGLVAYLHTKSDGVLSEDSNQEVSLTSRRQRRLFQQRRGRTGRGATSQEHSLPSANNYDVNDLMTQTSSDVSKVSDNYQRSAMDPNSGQASTIQSSGAKTGENLTSEVSSTGAPQSNYTSSVASADAQSTGGHASFAANTAISTDSDSNVAGSQNLGLPAPAQVVVENTPVGSGRLLCNWPEFWRAFSLDHNRADLIWNERTRQELREALQAEVHKLDVEKERTEDIVPRGSTVDMTGQDSVPQISWNYSEFSVRYPSLSKEVCVGQYYLRLLLESGSGGRAQEFPLRDPVAFFRALYHRFLCDADIGLTVDGAVPDEMGASDDWCDMGRLDGFGGGGGFSVRELCARAMTIVYEQHYKTVGPFEGTAHITVLLDRTDDRALRHRLLLLLKALMKVLSNVEACVLVGGCVLGVDMLTAVHEASERTAIPLQSNLIAATAFMEPLKEWMFFDKEGAQVGPVEKDAIRRFWSKKAIDWTTKCWASGMLDWKRLRDIRELRWALAVRVPVLTPAQVGEAALSILHSMVSAHSDLDDAGEIVTPTPRVKRILSSPRCLPHIAQAMLSGEPSIVESAAALLKAVVTRNPMAMIRLYSTGAFYFSLAYPGSNLLSIAQLFSVTHVHQAFHGGEDAAVSSSLPLAKRSVLGGLLPESLLYVLERSGPGAFAAAMVSDSDTPEIIWTHKMRAENLIRQVLQHLGDFPQKLSQHCHCLYEYAPMPPVTYPELRDEMWCHRYYLRNLCDEIRFPNWPIVEHVEFLQSLLVMWREELTRRPMDLSEEEACKILEISLEDVSNDDANIKNSIEMGEDTSSISKQIENIDEEKLKRQYRKLAMRYHPDKNPEGRDKFLAVQKAYERLQATMQGLQGPQAWRLLLLLKGQCILYRRYGDILEPFKYAGYPMLLNAVTVDKDDNNFLSLERAPLLVAASELIWLTCASSSLNGEELVRDGGIQLLANLLSRCMCVVQPTTSANEPSAIIVTNVMRTFCVLSQFESAWAEILEYSGLVDDIVHCTELELVPAAVDAALQTIAHVSVSTELQDALLKAGVLWYLLPVLLQYDSTADESDTTESHGVGASVQIAKNMHAVRASQALSRLSGLCSNESSTPYNQNAADALRALLTPKLASMLKDQAPKDLLSKLNNNLESPEIIWNSSTRAELLKFVDEQRASQGPDGSYDLKDSHTFVYKALSKELYVGNVYLRVYNDQPDFEISEQEAFCVALIDFISYLVHNQCALDSEVQNEQKQDGSSLETSEHPSDIAIGSVDEHSPPVEDLAVSNSKVAETEEFKVVKNLKFALNSLKNILTSSPNLASIFSTKDKLLPLFECFSVPVASESNIPQLCLSVLSLLTTYAPCLEAMVADGSSLLLLLQMLHSAPSCREGVLHVLYALASTPELAWAAAKHGGVVYILELLLPLQEEISLQQRAAAASLLGKLVGQPMHGPRVAITLARFLPDGLVSVIRDGPGEAVVVALEQTTETPELVWTPAMATSLSAQIATMAADLYQEQMKGRVVDWDVPEQASGQQEMRDEPQVGGIYIRLFLKDPKFPLRNPKRFLEGLLDQYLTSIAATHYESQAVDPELPLLLSAALVSLLRVHPALADHVGYLGYVPKLVAAVAYEGRRETMATGEVNNGNYVDRAEESDDGSTQPTQTPQERVRLSCLRVLHQLAASTICAEAMAATSVGTPQVVPLLMKAIGWQGGSILALETLKRVVVAGNRARDALVAQGLKVGLVEVLLGLLDWRAGGRNGLCSQMKWNESEASIGRVLAIEVLHAFATEGAHCTKVRDLLNSSDVWSAYKDQKHDLFLPSSAQSAAAGVAGLIESSSSRLTHAITAPPPQPSTSRPPASTIYESNGKQDQL, encoded by the exons ATGGACCAACAACCTAACGCCTCCGGTCCTTCTTCCTCTTCTCCTTCTTCCCGTTCTGCCCCTGCGGAAGAGCCGGAGTACCTCGCGCGCTACTTAGTCGTGAAACACTCGTGGCGCGGCCGCTACAAGCGGATTCTCTGCCTCTCGAGCGCCGCGATCGTCACCTTGGACCCGTCCACGCTCGCCGTCACGAACTCGTACGACGTGTCGTCGGATTTCGACACCGCCGCGCCGATCATCGGCCGCGACGAGAGCTCCAGTGAGTTCAATTTGAGTGTGAGGACTGACGGCAGAGGGAAGTTTAAGTCGGTGAAGTTCTCGTCGAGGTATAGGGCGAGCATACTGACGGAGCTGCACAGGATAAGGGGCAGTCGGCTGGGGGTAGTTGCGGAATTTCCAGTGCTTCATCTCCGGCGCCGGAATGCCGAGTGGGTTGCTTAT AAACTAAAAATTACTTATGTTGGGGTTGAACTTGTTGATTTAAAATGCGGAGACCTTCGCTGGTGCTTGGATTTTAGAGATTTTGATTCCCATGCCATTATTTCTCTTTCTGACGCTTATGGGAAGAAAGGCATTGAAGGAGGTTTTATTCTTTGTCCTTCATATGGAAGAAAATCAAAAGCTTTTCAAGCTGCTTCTGGAACGACAAATTCTGCCATCATTGCTAATTTG ACTAAAACAGCAAAATCTATGGTCGGGTTGTCACTAACTGTGGAAACTTCTCAGTCTCTCACTGTAGCAGAGTATATAAAGCGAAGGG CAAAAGAAGCAGTTGGAGCAGCTGAAACTCCATGTGGTGGTTGGTCTGTGACAAGATTGCGCTCTGCTGCTCGTGGGACTCTAAATGTTCCAGGATTGAATTTGAGTGTTGGCCCAAAAGGTGGACTTGGGGAGCATGGTGATGCTGTATCTCGTCAACTGATTCTTACAAAAGTTTCACTGGTTGAAAGACGGCCAGAGAACTATGAA GCTGTTATCGTTCGACCCTTATCTGCAGTAAATGCCCTTGTTCGATTTACTGAGGAGCCGCAGATGTTTGCAATTGAGTTCAATGATGGATGCCCCATCCAT GTATATGCAAGCACCTCTCGTGATAGCTTACTTGCGGCAGTTCGTGATTTGTTGCAAACAGAA AGGCAATGTGCTGTGACTGTGTTACCAAGACTGACGATGCCTGGCCATCGCATTGATCCACCTTGTGGGAGAGTTAATTTTGGAATTCAACGGCCTATTGCAGATATGGAGAGTGCATCCATGCATTTGAAGCACTTAGCAGCAGCTGCGAAAGATGCAGTTGCTGAAGGTGGTTCCATTCCGGGATCAAGAGCTAAGCTCTGGCGAAGAATAAGAGAGTTCAATGCATGTATACCGTATAATGGTGTCCCTCCTAACATAGAAGTGCCTGAGGTGACATTGATGGCTTTAATAACAATGCTTCCAGCTACGCCAAATCTTCCTCCAGAGTCCCCTCCTTTGCCACCCCCTTCCCCTAAAGCAGCTGCAACAGTCATGGGCTTTATTGCTTGTTTACGTAGATTATTAGCTTCAAGAACTGCTGCTTCACATGTCATGTCTTTTCCTGCTGCTGTTGGAAGAATAATGGGCTTACTCCGAAATGGTTCAGAGGGTGTCGCCGCTGAAGCTGCAGGCCTTATTGCAGTTCTTATTGGTGGTGGCCCTGGGGATACAAATATATTGACAGATTCTAAAGGTGAGCAGCATGCCACAATCATGCACACAAAGTCAGTGTTGTTTGCTCAACAAGGTTATGTCATTATACTTGCCAATAGACTGAAACCTATGTCTGTATCACCACTGTTATCAATGGCCGTTGTTGAGGTTCTTGAGGCAATGATATGTGATCCACATGGTGAGACAACACAGTACCCAGTGTTTGTTGAACTATTACGCCAAGTAGCTGGTTTGAAGCGTCGTCTGTTTGCGTTGTTTGGACATCCTGCTGAGAGTGTTCGGGAAACAGTGGCTGTGATTATGCGTACAATTGCTGAAGAAGATGCAATTGCAGCAGAGTCCATGCGTGATGCTGCATTGCGTGATGGTGCTTTGTTGAGACATTTATTGCATGCATTCTTCCTTCCAGCTGGGGAGCGACGTGAAGTTAGTCGACAGCTTGTTGCTCTTTGGGCAGATTCTTATCAACCCGCTCTAGATTTATTGTCTAGAGTTCTGCCACCTGGACTTGTTGCTTATTTGCACACAAAATCTGATGGAGTTCTATCAGAAGATTCTAATCAAGAAGTTTCCTTGACCAGTAGAAGACAGAGACGCTTATTTCAACAGAGGAGAGGTCGTACTGGAAGAGGAGCAACGTCCCAGGAACATTCCTTGCCTTCTGCAAACAATTATGATGTGAATGACCTCATGACACAGACAAGTAGTGATGTCTCAAAAGTGTCTGACAACTATCAAAGATCTGCAATGGATCCAAATTCTGGACAGGCTTCGACCATTCAATCTTCTGGTGCTAAGACTGGTGAAAACTTGACCAGTGAAGTATCTTCTACTGGGGCTCCACAAAGCAATTATACATCTTCTGTGGCTTCAGCTGATGCTCAGTCAACAGGTGGTCATGCTTCATTTGCAGCAAATACTGCAATCTCAACAGATTCTGACTCCAATGTTGCCGGTTCACAGAATTTGGGTCTCCCAGCCCCTGCTCAGGTTGTAGTGGAAAACACTCCTGTGGGATCTGGCAGGCTTCTGTGTAATTGGCCTGAATTCTGGCGAGCATTTAGCCTTGATCATAATCGTGCAGATTTGATCTGGAATGAGCGTACCAGGCAAGAGTTAAGGGAGGCCTTGCAGGCTGAGGTTCATAAGTTAGATGTTGAGAAGGAGCGCACAGAAGATATTGTACCTAGAGGTTCGACAGTAGATATGACTGGCCAAGATAGTGTGCCACAGATATCTTGGAACTACTCTGAGTTCTCTGTCAGATATCCTAGTTTGTCTAAAGAAGTTTGTGTGGGTCAGTATTATCTGCGCTTGCTGCTTGAGAGTGGCAGTGGTGGCAGGGCACAAGAATTTCCACTGCGTGATCCTGTTGCCTTCTTTAGGGCACTCTATCATCGTTTCCTATGCGATGCAGACATTGGGCTTACAGTGGACGGTGCTGTTCCAGATGAAATGGGTGCATCTGATGATTGGTGTGACATGGGAAGACTAGATGGTTTTGGTGGTGGAGGTGGATTTTCAGTCAGGGAGCTTTGTGCAAGAGCAATGACAATTGTATATGAACAGCATTACAAAACAGTAGGTCCCTTTGAAGGTACTGCTCACATTACAGTTCTGTTGGACAGGACAGATGATAGGGCTTTGAGGCACCGCCTTCTATTACTCTTGAAG GCGTTAATGAAGGTGTTATCAAACGTGGAGGCTTGTGTCTTGGTTGGAGGATGTGTGCTAGGTGTTGACATGCTGACAGCTGTTCATGAAGCTTCTGAAAGGACAGCTATTCCTTTGCAATCCAATTTGATTGCTGCTACTGCCTTCATGGAACCACTCAAGGAATGGATGTTTTTTGACAAGGAAGGAGCACAGGTCGGTCCTGTTGAAAAGGACGCCATAAGAAGATTTTGGTCCAAGAAGGCAATTGATTGGACAACAAAGTGCTGGGCTTCTGGGATGCTAGACTGGAAGAGACTACGTGATATTCGTGAACTTCGTTGGGCGCTAGCTGTTCGAGTTCCTGTTCTAACGCCAGCTCAG GTCGGGGAGGCGGCATTGTCCATATTGCACAGCATGGTATCTGCACATTCTGATTTAGACGATGCTGGAGAAATAGTTACCCCAACTCCTAGAGTAAAAAGGATATTGTCAAGTCCGCGTTGTCTTCCGCATATTGCTCAG GCCATGCTTTCTGGTGAACCAAGTATTGTAGAGAGTGCTGCTGCATTACTGAAGGCTGTTGTTACCAGAAATCCCATGGCCATGATTCGTCTATACAGTACAGGCGCATTTTATTTTTCCCTGGCATATCCGGGATCAAATCTCCTTTCAATTGCCCAACTTTTTTCAGTGACTCATGTTCACCAAGCATTTCATGGTGGTGAAGATGCTGCAGTTTCCTCTTCCTTACCTCTGGCAAAACGCAGTGTATTGGGTGGGCTTCTCCCTGAATCTTTGCTGTATGTATTAGAGCGTAGTGGTCCAGGTGCATTTGCAGCTGCAATGGTATCTGATTCCGATACCCCAGAGATTATATGGACTCACAAAATGCGAGCAGAAAATCTGATACGTCAG GTTTTGCAGCATCTTGGTGACTTTCCCCAGAAATTGTCACAGCACTGCCATTGTCTGTATGAGTATGCTCCTATGCCGCCAGTGACATACCCAGAGTTAAGAGATGAAATGTGGTGTCACCGTTATTACCTCCGGAACTTATGTGATGAGATTAGATTTCCAAATTGGCCAATTGTTGAACATGTTGAGTTTCTACAATCCTTACTGGTAATGTGGCGTGAGGAGCTTACAAGAAGACCGATGGACCTATCTGAGGAAGAAGCTTGTAAAATATTAGAGATTTCCTTGGAAGATGTGTCAAATGACGATGCCAATATCAAGAACTCTATTGAGATGGGTGAGGATACTTCTAGCATAAGCAAGCAGATTGAGAATATAGATGAAGAAAAGCTAAAGCGACAATATAGGAAACTTGCCATGAGATACCATCCAGACAAAAATCCTGAAGGAAGGGATAAGTTTCTTGCTGTGCAGAAAGCTTACGAGCGCTTGCAG GCCACTATGCAAGGCTTGCAAGGCCCTCAAGCTTGGCGGTTGTTGCTTTTATTGAAAGGGCAATGCATCTTGTACAGAAGATATGGAGATATATTGGAACCATTTAAATATGCTGGTTATCCAATGTTGCTCAATGCAGTTACTGTGGACAAGGATGATAACAATTTTCTCTCCTTGGAGAGAGCACCTCTCCTTGTTGCAGCATCAGAGCTTATTTGGCTGAC GTGTGCATCTTCTTCATTGAATGGTGAAGAGCTTGTGAGGGATGGTGGCATACAACTTCTTGCAAATCTCCTTTCCCGTTGCATGTGTGTAGTTCAGCCAACTACTTCTGCAAATGAACCGTCCGCCATAATTGTTACTAATGTTATGCGCACCTTCTGTGTTTTGAGTCAATTTGAGAGTGCCTGGGCTGAGATACTTGAATACTCTGGATTAGTTGATGATATTGTGCACTGCACTGAGCTTGAGCTTGTACCTGCTGCTGTAGATGCTGCTCTCCAAACTATTGCCCATGTTTCTGTGTCTACTGAACTACAAGATGCCTTGCTTAAAGCTGGTGTCTTATG GTACCTTTTGCCAGTGCTGCTTCAGTATGACTCTACTGCAGATGAATCTGATACAACAGAATCACATGGTGTTGGTGCTAGTGTACAGATTGCAAAAAATATGCATGCTGTACGTGCATCGCAGGCGCTGTCAAGGCTTAGTGGTTTGTGTAGTAATGAGAGTTCAACACCATATAATCAGAATGCAGCTGATGCCCTTAGAGCTTTGTTGACTCCAAAACTTGCAAGTATGTTAAAAGATCAAGCTCCTAAGGACCTACTGTCGAAATTAAACAATAACTTGGAGTCCCCAGAG ATTATCTGGAACTCTTCTACCCGAGCAGAACTACTGAAGTTTGTGGATGAGCAACGTGCAAGTCAGGGTCCAGACGGCTCATATGACCTGAAAGATTCGCATACCTTTGTGTACAAGGCATTGTCAAAAGAACTCTATGTTGGCAATGTTTACTTGAGGGTGTATAACGATCAGCCGGATTTTGAAATCAGTGAACAAGAGGCTTTCTGTGTTGCCTTAATTGATTTTATATCATATCTAGTACACAATCAATGTGCTCTAGACTCGGAAGTTCAGAATGAGCAAAAGCAGGATGGCTCATCCCTTGAAACATCTGAGCATCCTAGTGATATAGCTATTGGATCAGTGGATGAACATAGTCCCCCAGTTGAAGATTTGGCCGTATCCAACAGCAAAGTGGCAGAGACAGAAGAGTTTAAAGTGGTCAAGAACCTCAAGTTTGCATTGAATTCACTGAAG AACATACTGACAAGCAGTCCGAATTTGGCATCAATTTTTTCTACTAAAGACAAGCTATTGCCTCTTTTTGAATGCTTCTCTGTGCCTGTTGCATCAGAAAGCAACATACCTCAACTTTGCCTGAGTGTGTTATCACTCTTGACTACATATGCTCCCTGCTTGGAAGCTATGGTTGCAGATGGATCTAGTCTTCTCCTTTTATTGCAAATGCTTCACTCTGCCCCAAGTTGTCGTGAGGGGGTTCTTCATGTTCTATACGCTCTGGCAAGCACACCAGAGTTGGCTTGGGCAGCTGCCAAGCATGGGGGAGTGGTCTACATTCTTGAGCTTCTTTTGCCTTTGCAAG AAGAAATTTCCTTGCAGCAAAGAGCAGCTGCAGCCTCTTTGTTGGGAAAGCTTGTTGGGCAGCCAATGCATGGGCCGAGAGTTGCTATAACGCTAGCAAGGTTTCTTCCTGATGGCTTGGTATCAGTTATTAGGGATGGACCTGGTGAAGCTGTTGTAGTTGCCCTTGAACAGACTACTGAGACTCCAGAACTTGTATGGACACCAGCGATGGCCACTTCTCTATCCGCCCAAATTGCAACGATGGCAGCAGATCTATACCAAGAACAAATGAAAGGCCGTGTTGTTGACTGGGACGTACCTGAGCAGGCATCTGGGCAGCAAGAAATGAGAGATGAGCCCCAG GTTGGTGGAATCTACATTAGGTTATTCTTAAAAGATCCTAAGTTCCCTCTCAGAAATCCGAAGAGGTTCTTGGAAGGACTGCTAGACCAGTATTTGACATCCATTGCCGCCACACATTATGAATCACAAGCAGTCGACCCTGAACTTCCTTTGCTTCTGTCTGCTGCTTTGGTTTCATTACTGCGAGTACATCCTGCCCTTGCAGATCATGTTGGATATCTTGGTTATGTGCCCAAACTTGTGGCTGCTGTGGCTTATGAAGGAAGACGAGAAACAATGGCAACGGGGGAGGTGAACAATGGAAACTATGTAGATAGAGCAGAAGAGTCTGATGATGGATCCACACAGCCTACCCAAACTCCCCAAGAACGTGTGCGCCTCAGTTGTCTGCGTGTTCTACATCAACTGGCAGCTAGCACCATATGCGCTGAAGCTATGGCAGCAACTAGTGTAGGAACACCTCAG GTCGTTCCTCTTCTAATGAAAGCTATAGGATGGCAAGGTGGAAGCATACTAGCTCTGGAGACACTAAAGCGTGTTGTTGTTGCTGGAAACCGAGCTAGGGATGCACTAGTTGCACAAGGACTTAA GGTTGGCCTTGTTGAAGTACTTCTTGGCCTTCTTGATTGGAGAGCTGGGGGAAGGAATGGACTTTGCTCTCAGATGAAGTGGAATGAGTCTGAAGCATCTATTGGCAGAGTGCTAGCAATTGAG GTTTTGCATGCATTCGCGACGGAGGGAGCCCACTGTACTAAAGTACGGGACTTGTTGAATTCCTCAGAT GTTTGGAGTGCTTACAAAGATCAGAAACATGATCTTTTCCTTCCTTCAAGTGCTCAATCTGCTGCTGCTGGAGTTGCTGGGCTAATCGAAAGTTCATCATCAAGACTCACTCATGCCATTACAGCTCCTCCACCACAACCTTCTACATCGAGACCTCCTGCTTCAACTATATATGAATCAAATGGAAAACAAGATCAGCTATAA
- the LOC101306279 gene encoding omega-hydroxypalmitate O-feruloyl transferase-like, whose translation MAPPWVQELHFPHLHIPITIDQMTPVKPSGPIPAALGQTLYLSNLDDMVGARVFTPTVYFYSSHCQRPVMKTLHDALASVLVPYYPLSGRLREARNGKLEVFFGEEQGALLVEAHSELALADLGDLKVPNPAWTPLIFRFPNEEPYKVLDMPLVIAQVTNFSCGGFSIGLRICHCICDGLGAMQFLSSWAATARAGTLINNPEPCWDREFFKPRNPPLVQFPHIEFMRIEDGSSLTMSLWQTKPVQKCYRVSREFQTLLKTLAQPKDNMSNVACSAFDAMAAHVWRSWVKALDVKPLNYELRLTFSANARSKLKNPPLKEGFYGNAVCLACVTSTVTKLVHGRLSEITHLVREARLGISEEYLRSTVDYVEVDRPKKLEFGGKLTITQWTRFAMYDSADFGWGRPIYAGPIDLTPTPQVCVFLPEAEADHSSGTMLVCICLPESATHNFTQLLSLTQSGDPNHVETIK comes from the coding sequence ATGGCTCCCCCGTGGGTTCAAGAGCTCCATTTTCCCCACCTGCACATCCCCATCACTATCGATCAAATGACCCCGGTGAAGCCCTCGGGGCCTATTCCGGCAGCTCTTGGCCAAACTCTTTACCTTTCGAACCTTGATGACATGGTCGGAGCTCGTGTTTTCACTCCAACTGTGTATTTCTACTCATCACATTGCCAAAGACCTGTTATGAAAACACTACATGATGCTCTTGCAAGTGTGTTAGTTCCTTACTACCCTTTATCGGGTAGGCTAAGGGAGGCCAGAAATGGAAAACTAGAAGTGTTTTTCGGGGAAGAACAGGGAGCACTGTTGGTGGAGGCACACTCTGAACTGGCCCTTGCTGATCTAGGAGACCTCAAAGTCCCAAACCCAGCATGGACACCACTGATCTTTCGGTTCCCAAATGAAGAACCATACAAAGTCCTTGACATGCCATTGGTGATAGCTCAAGTCACTAATTTCAGCTGCGGTGGGTTTAGCATTGGCTTGAGAATCTGCCATTGCATATGTGATGGTCTTGGTGCTATGCAATTCCTCAGCTCATGGGCTGCAACAGCAAGAGCAGGCACATTGATCAATAACCCCGAGCCATGTTGGGACAGAGAGTTTTTCAAACCTCGCAACCCACCACTAGTGCAATTCCCACACATTGAGTTCATGAGAATCGAAGATGGCTCAAGCCTCACAATGAGTCTATGGCAAACCAAACCTGTTCAAAAGTGCTACCGGGTGAGCCGCGAGTTTCAAACCTTGCTGAAAACTCTGGCTCAACCCAAAGATAACATGTCTAACGTTGCATGCAGCGCTTTCGATGCCATGGCTGCTCATGTGTGGAGGTCATGGGTGAAAGCACTTGATGTTAAACCACTGAACTATGAGCTTAGGCTAACCTTCTCTGCCAATGCCCGCAGTAAGCTCAAAAATCCGCCTCTAAAAGAAGGGTTTTATGGCAATGCAGTGTGTCTAGCTTGTGTCACAAGCACTGTGACAAAGCTAGTTCATGGGAGGCTCTCCGAGATCACTCACTTGGTTCGCGAAGCCCGGCTAGGTATCTCCGAAGAGTACTTGAGATCAACGGTGGACTATGTTGAAGTAGACAGACCAAAAAAGCTGGAATTCGGAGGCAAATTGACCATAACTCAATGGACTAGATTTGCAATGTATGATTCTGCTGATTTTGGATGGGGGAGGCCTATATATGCTGGTCCAATAGATCTCACTCCTACACCACAAGTCTGTGTCTTTCTGCCGGAAGCTGAGGCTGATCATTCTAGTGGGACAATGCTCGTTTGCATTTGCTTGCCTGAATCTGCCACTCACAACTTCACACAACTGTTATCTCTTACACAATCCGGTGATCCAAATCATGTTGAAACTATTAAGTAG